One part of the Drosophila teissieri strain GT53w chromosome 3R, Prin_Dtei_1.1, whole genome shotgun sequence genome encodes these proteins:
- the LOC122620498 gene encoding mitochondrial Rho GTPase isoform X3, translating into MGQYTASQRKNVRILLVGDARVGKTSLILSLVSEEYPEEVPPRAEEITIPANVTPEQVPTSIVDFSALEQSEDALAAEINKAHVVCIVYAVDDDDTLDRITSHWLPLVRAKCNPSLDGEGDAEAEADGDVQREPIRKPIVLVGNKIDLIEYSTMDSVLAIMEDYPEIESCVECSAKTLHNISEMFYYAQKAVLHPTSPLYMMEEQELTSACKKSLVRIFKICDIDGDNLLNDYELNLFQRRCFNTPLQPQILDEVKAVIQKNVPDGIYNDAVTLKGFLFLHCLFIQRGRNETTWAVLRRFGYNDQLEMCHEYLRPPLKIPPGSSTELSHRGQQFLIAVFERYDRDGDGALSPEEHKMLFSTCPAAPWSYSTDIRKSCPINETTGWVTLHGWLCRWTLMTLIDVVKTMEYLAYLGFNVHENDSQLAAIHVTRERRIDLAKRQSSRSVYKCHVIGPKGSGKTGMCRGFLVEDMHKLIGKEFKTNVVHCINSVQVYGQEKHLILRDIDVRHALDPLQPQEVNCDVACLVYDSSNPRSFEYVARIYIKYYAESKIPVMIVGTKCDMDERRQDYLMQPSEFCDKYKLLPPHLFSLKTNKKELYTKLATMAAFPRFQAAWILFYKHSHLRQFGLMTEDPKLWWKAGLGVAAATMLGFIVLKTISAAGAHSR; encoded by the exons ATGGGACAGTACACGGCGTCGCAGCGCAAGAATGTAAGGATACTGCTCGTGGGCGACGCTAGGGTGGGGAAGACGTCGCTGATTCTGTCTCTGGTCAGCGAGGAGTATCCGGAGGAGGTGCCTCCTCGGGCTGAGGAGATCACCATTCCGGCGAACGTAACGCCCGAGCAGGTGCCCACCAGCATCGTAGACTTCTCTGCCTTGGAGCAGTCGGAGGATGCCCTGGCCGCCGAAATTAACAAAGCGCACGTGGTGTGCATAGTTTACGCCGTGGACGATGACGACACATTGGATCGGATCACCTCCCATTGGCTGCCGCTTGTCCGGGCCAAATGCAATCCCTCCCTGGACGGCGAGGGTGATGCCGAAGCGGAGGCGGACGGAGATGTACAAAGGGAACCTATTCGCAAGCCAATCGTTCTGGTGGGTAACAAGATAGACCTCATCGAGTATTCCACAATGGACAGCGTGCTGGCCATCATGGAAGACTACCCTGAGATTGAGAGCTGCGTGGAGTGCTCTGCCAAGACACTGCACAACATCTCCGAGATGTTTTACTACGCCCAAAAGGCTGTGCTGCACCCGACTTCTCCCCTGTATATGATGGAAGAACAGGAG CTCACATCCGCCTGCAAGAAGTCGCTAGTGCGCATCTTCAAGATCTGTGACATTGACGGGGACAATCTGTTGAACGACTACGAGCTGAATTTATTCCAGCGACGCTGTTTCAACACACCCCTCCAGCCGCAAATCCTTGATGAGGTGAAGGCCGTAATACAGAAAAATGTGCCCGATGGCATATACAACGATGCGGTCACCCTGAAGGGCTTCCTCTTCCTACACTGCCTTTTCATTCAGCGGGGGAGGAACGAGACGACCTGGGCGGTGTTACGGCGCTTTGGCTACAACGACCAGTTGGAGATGTGCCACGAGTATCTTAGGCCACCGCTGAAAATACCGCCTGGCAGCAGCACAGAACTCTCGCACCGTGGTCAGCAGTTTCTGATTGCTGTCTTTGAGCGCTATGATCGTGATGGCGACGGAGCCTTATCACCCGAGGAGCACAAGATGCTCTTCAGCACATGCCCGGCTGCACCATGGTCCTACTCTACCGACATTCGCAAGTCCTGCCCGATTAACGAGACTACTGGATGGGTGACACTGCACGGGTGGCTCTGTCGGTGGACACTGATGACGCTGATCGATGTGGTCAAAACAATGGAGTATCTGGCCTATTTGGGCTTCAATGTTCATGAAAACGACAGCCAGTTGGCGGCAATTCACGTAACTCGAGAGCGTCGCATCGATTTGGCCAAGCGCCAAAGCAGTAGGTCCGTATACAAGTGTCATGTGATTGGACCAAAGGGATCAGGAAAGACTGGAATGTGCAGGGGATTCCTAGTGGAGGATATGCACAAACTAATCGGAAAGGAGTTTAAAACGAATGTCGTTCATTGCATCAACTCTGTGCAGGTGTATGGTCAGGAAAAGCATCTCATCCTGCGCGACATAGATGTAAGACACGCCCTTGATCCCCTCCAGCCACAAGAAGTCAATTGCGATGTTGCCTGCCTGGTCTATGACTCATCCAATCCCCGTTCCTTTGAGTATGTGGCCCGCATCTACATCAAGTATTATGCGGAGAGTAAGATTCCAGTGATGATAGTCGGCACCAAGTGCGACATGGACGAGCGCCGGCAGGACTACCTAATGCAGCCGTCGGAATTCTGTGACAAGTACAAACTGCTGCCTCCGCATCTCTTTAGCctgaaaaccaacaaaaaagaactGTATACCAAGCTGGCCACAATGGCAGCGTTTCC TCGCTTCCAGGCCGCCTGGATACTGTTCTACAAGCACAG CCACCTCAGGCAATTTGGCCTGATGACGGAGGACCCCAAGCTGTGGTGGAAGGCGGGACTGGGAGTGGCCGCAGCTACCATGCTGGGATTTATAGTGCTGAAAACGATAAGTGCTGCCGGAGCCCACTCCCGCTAG
- the LOC122620498 gene encoding mitochondrial Rho GTPase isoform X4 translates to MGQYTASQRKNVRILLVGDARVGKTSLILSLVSEEYPEEVPPRAEEITIPANVTPEQVPTSIVDFSALEQSEDALAAEINKAHVVCIVYAVDDDDTLDRITSHWLPLVRAKCNPSLDGEGDAEAEADGDVQREPIRKPIVLVGNKIDLIEYSTMDSVLAIMEDYPEIESCVECSAKTLHNISEMFYYAQKAVLHPTSPLYMMEEQELTSACKKSLVRIFKICDIDGDNLLNDYELNLFQRRCFNTPLQPQILDEVKAVIQKNVPDGIYNDAVTLKGFLFLHCLFIQRGRNETTWAVLRRFGYNDQLEMCHEYLRPPLKIPPGSSTELSHRGQQFLIAVFERYDRDGDGALSPEEHKMLFSTCPAAPWSYSTDIRKSCPINETTGWVTLHGWLCRWTLMTLIDVVKTMEYLAYLGFNVHENDSQLAAIHVTRERRIDLAKRQSSRSVYKCHVIGPKGSGKTGMCRGFLVEDMHKLIGKEFKTNVVHCINSVQVYGQEKHLILRDIDVRHALDPLQPQEVNCDVACLVYDSSNPRSFEYVARIYIKYYAESKIPVMIVGTKCDMDERRQDYLMQPSEFCDKYKLLPPHLFSLKTNKKELYTKLATMAAFPHLRQFGLMTEDPKLWWKAGLGVAAATMLGFIVLKTISAAGAHSR, encoded by the exons ATGGGACAGTACACGGCGTCGCAGCGCAAGAATGTAAGGATACTGCTCGTGGGCGACGCTAGGGTGGGGAAGACGTCGCTGATTCTGTCTCTGGTCAGCGAGGAGTATCCGGAGGAGGTGCCTCCTCGGGCTGAGGAGATCACCATTCCGGCGAACGTAACGCCCGAGCAGGTGCCCACCAGCATCGTAGACTTCTCTGCCTTGGAGCAGTCGGAGGATGCCCTGGCCGCCGAAATTAACAAAGCGCACGTGGTGTGCATAGTTTACGCCGTGGACGATGACGACACATTGGATCGGATCACCTCCCATTGGCTGCCGCTTGTCCGGGCCAAATGCAATCCCTCCCTGGACGGCGAGGGTGATGCCGAAGCGGAGGCGGACGGAGATGTACAAAGGGAACCTATTCGCAAGCCAATCGTTCTGGTGGGTAACAAGATAGACCTCATCGAGTATTCCACAATGGACAGCGTGCTGGCCATCATGGAAGACTACCCTGAGATTGAGAGCTGCGTGGAGTGCTCTGCCAAGACACTGCACAACATCTCCGAGATGTTTTACTACGCCCAAAAGGCTGTGCTGCACCCGACTTCTCCCCTGTATATGATGGAAGAACAGGAG CTCACATCCGCCTGCAAGAAGTCGCTAGTGCGCATCTTCAAGATCTGTGACATTGACGGGGACAATCTGTTGAACGACTACGAGCTGAATTTATTCCAGCGACGCTGTTTCAACACACCCCTCCAGCCGCAAATCCTTGATGAGGTGAAGGCCGTAATACAGAAAAATGTGCCCGATGGCATATACAACGATGCGGTCACCCTGAAGGGCTTCCTCTTCCTACACTGCCTTTTCATTCAGCGGGGGAGGAACGAGACGACCTGGGCGGTGTTACGGCGCTTTGGCTACAACGACCAGTTGGAGATGTGCCACGAGTATCTTAGGCCACCGCTGAAAATACCGCCTGGCAGCAGCACAGAACTCTCGCACCGTGGTCAGCAGTTTCTGATTGCTGTCTTTGAGCGCTATGATCGTGATGGCGACGGAGCCTTATCACCCGAGGAGCACAAGATGCTCTTCAGCACATGCCCGGCTGCACCATGGTCCTACTCTACCGACATTCGCAAGTCCTGCCCGATTAACGAGACTACTGGATGGGTGACACTGCACGGGTGGCTCTGTCGGTGGACACTGATGACGCTGATCGATGTGGTCAAAACAATGGAGTATCTGGCCTATTTGGGCTTCAATGTTCATGAAAACGACAGCCAGTTGGCGGCAATTCACGTAACTCGAGAGCGTCGCATCGATTTGGCCAAGCGCCAAAGCAGTAGGTCCGTATACAAGTGTCATGTGATTGGACCAAAGGGATCAGGAAAGACTGGAATGTGCAGGGGATTCCTAGTGGAGGATATGCACAAACTAATCGGAAAGGAGTTTAAAACGAATGTCGTTCATTGCATCAACTCTGTGCAGGTGTATGGTCAGGAAAAGCATCTCATCCTGCGCGACATAGATGTAAGACACGCCCTTGATCCCCTCCAGCCACAAGAAGTCAATTGCGATGTTGCCTGCCTGGTCTATGACTCATCCAATCCCCGTTCCTTTGAGTATGTGGCCCGCATCTACATCAAGTATTATGCGGAGAGTAAGATTCCAGTGATGATAGTCGGCACCAAGTGCGACATGGACGAGCGCCGGCAGGACTACCTAATGCAGCCGTCGGAATTCTGTGACAAGTACAAACTGCTGCCTCCGCATCTCTTTAGCctgaaaaccaacaaaaaagaactGTATACCAAGCTGGCCACAATGGCAGCGTTTCC CCACCTCAGGCAATTTGGCCTGATGACGGAGGACCCCAAGCTGTGGTGGAAGGCGGGACTGGGAGTGGCCGCAGCTACCATGCTGGGATTTATAGTGCTGAAAACGATAAGTGCTGCCGGAGCCCACTCCCGCTAG
- the LOC122620498 gene encoding mitochondrial Rho GTPase isoform X2 codes for MGQYTASQRKNVRILLVGDARVGKTSLILSLVSEEYPEEVPPRAEEITIPANVTPEQVPTSIVDFSALEQSEDALAAEINKAHVVCIVYAVDDDDTLDRITSHWLPLVRAKCNPSLDGEGDAEAEADGDVQREPIRKPIVLVGNKIDLIEYSTMDSVLAIMEDYPEIESCVECSAKTLHNISEMFYYAQKAVLHPTSPLYMMEEQELTSACKKSLVRIFKICDIDGDNLLNDYELNLFQRRCFNTPLQPQILDEVKAVIQKNVPDGIYNDAVTLKGFLFLHCLFIQRGRNETTWAVLRRFGYNDQLEMCHEYLRPPLKIPPGSSTELSHRGQQFLIAVFERYDRDGDGALSPEEHKMLFSTCPAAPWSYSTDIRKSCPINETTGWVTLHGWLCRWTLMTLIDVVKTMEYLAYLGFNVHENDSQLAAIHVTRERRIDLAKRQSSRSVYKCHVIGPKGSGKTGMCRGFLVEDMHKLIGKEFKTNVVHCINSVQVYGQEKHLILRDIDVRHALDPLQPQEVNCDVACLVYDSSNPRSFEYVARIYIKYYAESKIPVMIVGTKCDMDERRQDYLMQPSEFCDKYKLLPPHLFSLKTNKKELYTKLATMAAFPRFQAAWILFYKHSSHLRQFGLMTEDPKLWWKAGLGVAAATMLGFIVLKTISAAGAHSR; via the exons ATGGGACAGTACACGGCGTCGCAGCGCAAGAATGTAAGGATACTGCTCGTGGGCGACGCTAGGGTGGGGAAGACGTCGCTGATTCTGTCTCTGGTCAGCGAGGAGTATCCGGAGGAGGTGCCTCCTCGGGCTGAGGAGATCACCATTCCGGCGAACGTAACGCCCGAGCAGGTGCCCACCAGCATCGTAGACTTCTCTGCCTTGGAGCAGTCGGAGGATGCCCTGGCCGCCGAAATTAACAAAGCGCACGTGGTGTGCATAGTTTACGCCGTGGACGATGACGACACATTGGATCGGATCACCTCCCATTGGCTGCCGCTTGTCCGGGCCAAATGCAATCCCTCCCTGGACGGCGAGGGTGATGCCGAAGCGGAGGCGGACGGAGATGTACAAAGGGAACCTATTCGCAAGCCAATCGTTCTGGTGGGTAACAAGATAGACCTCATCGAGTATTCCACAATGGACAGCGTGCTGGCCATCATGGAAGACTACCCTGAGATTGAGAGCTGCGTGGAGTGCTCTGCCAAGACACTGCACAACATCTCCGAGATGTTTTACTACGCCCAAAAGGCTGTGCTGCACCCGACTTCTCCCCTGTATATGATGGAAGAACAGGAG CTCACATCCGCCTGCAAGAAGTCGCTAGTGCGCATCTTCAAGATCTGTGACATTGACGGGGACAATCTGTTGAACGACTACGAGCTGAATTTATTCCAGCGACGCTGTTTCAACACACCCCTCCAGCCGCAAATCCTTGATGAGGTGAAGGCCGTAATACAGAAAAATGTGCCCGATGGCATATACAACGATGCGGTCACCCTGAAGGGCTTCCTCTTCCTACACTGCCTTTTCATTCAGCGGGGGAGGAACGAGACGACCTGGGCGGTGTTACGGCGCTTTGGCTACAACGACCAGTTGGAGATGTGCCACGAGTATCTTAGGCCACCGCTGAAAATACCGCCTGGCAGCAGCACAGAACTCTCGCACCGTGGTCAGCAGTTTCTGATTGCTGTCTTTGAGCGCTATGATCGTGATGGCGACGGAGCCTTATCACCCGAGGAGCACAAGATGCTCTTCAGCACATGCCCGGCTGCACCATGGTCCTACTCTACCGACATTCGCAAGTCCTGCCCGATTAACGAGACTACTGGATGGGTGACACTGCACGGGTGGCTCTGTCGGTGGACACTGATGACGCTGATCGATGTGGTCAAAACAATGGAGTATCTGGCCTATTTGGGCTTCAATGTTCATGAAAACGACAGCCAGTTGGCGGCAATTCACGTAACTCGAGAGCGTCGCATCGATTTGGCCAAGCGCCAAAGCAGTAGGTCCGTATACAAGTGTCATGTGATTGGACCAAAGGGATCAGGAAAGACTGGAATGTGCAGGGGATTCCTAGTGGAGGATATGCACAAACTAATCGGAAAGGAGTTTAAAACGAATGTCGTTCATTGCATCAACTCTGTGCAGGTGTATGGTCAGGAAAAGCATCTCATCCTGCGCGACATAGATGTAAGACACGCCCTTGATCCCCTCCAGCCACAAGAAGTCAATTGCGATGTTGCCTGCCTGGTCTATGACTCATCCAATCCCCGTTCCTTTGAGTATGTGGCCCGCATCTACATCAAGTATTATGCGGAGAGTAAGATTCCAGTGATGATAGTCGGCACCAAGTGCGACATGGACGAGCGCCGGCAGGACTACCTAATGCAGCCGTCGGAATTCTGTGACAAGTACAAACTGCTGCCTCCGCATCTCTTTAGCctgaaaaccaacaaaaaagaactGTATACCAAGCTGGCCACAATGGCAGCGTTTCC TCGCTTCCAGGCCGCCTGGATACTGTTCTACAAGCACAG CAGCCACCTCAGGCAATTTGGCCTGATGACGGAGGACCCCAAGCTGTGGTGGAAGGCGGGACTGGGAGTGGCCGCAGCTACCATGCTGGGATTTATAGTGCTGAAAACGATAAGTGCTGCCGGAGCCCACTCCCGCTAG
- the LOC122620498 gene encoding mitochondrial Rho GTPase isoform X1 produces MGQYTASQRKNVRILLVGDARVGKTSLILSLVSEEYPEEVPPRAEEITIPANVTPEQVPTSIVDFSALEQSEDALAAEINKAHVVCIVYAVDDDDTLDRITSHWLPLVRAKCNPSLDGEGDAEAEADGDVQREPIRKPIVLVGNKIDLIEYSTMDSVLAIMEDYPEIESCVECSAKTLHNISEMFYYAQKAVLHPTSPLYMMEEQELTSACKKSLVRIFKICDIDGDNLLNDYELNLFQRRCFNTPLQPQILDEVKAVIQKNVPDGIYNDAVTLKGFLFLHCLFIQRGRNETTWAVLRRFGYNDQLEMCHEYLRPPLKIPPGSSTELSHRGQQFLIAVFERYDRDGDGALSPEEHKMLFSTCPAAPWSYSTDIRKSCPINETTGWVTLHGWLCRWTLMTLIDVVKTMEYLAYLGFNVHENDSQLAAIHVTRERRIDLAKRQSSRSVYKCHVIGPKGSGKTGMCRGFLVEDMHKLIGKEFKTNVVHCINSVQVYGQEKHLILRDIDVRHALDPLQPQEVNCDVACLVYDSSNPRSFEYVARIYIKYYAESKIPVMIVGTKCDMDERRQDYLMQPSEFCDKYKLLPPHLFSLKTNKKELYTKLATMAAFPRFQAAWILFYKHRLVQLWESAHLRQFGLMTEDPKLWWKAGLGVAAATMLGFIVLKTISAAGAHSR; encoded by the exons ATGGGACAGTACACGGCGTCGCAGCGCAAGAATGTAAGGATACTGCTCGTGGGCGACGCTAGGGTGGGGAAGACGTCGCTGATTCTGTCTCTGGTCAGCGAGGAGTATCCGGAGGAGGTGCCTCCTCGGGCTGAGGAGATCACCATTCCGGCGAACGTAACGCCCGAGCAGGTGCCCACCAGCATCGTAGACTTCTCTGCCTTGGAGCAGTCGGAGGATGCCCTGGCCGCCGAAATTAACAAAGCGCACGTGGTGTGCATAGTTTACGCCGTGGACGATGACGACACATTGGATCGGATCACCTCCCATTGGCTGCCGCTTGTCCGGGCCAAATGCAATCCCTCCCTGGACGGCGAGGGTGATGCCGAAGCGGAGGCGGACGGAGATGTACAAAGGGAACCTATTCGCAAGCCAATCGTTCTGGTGGGTAACAAGATAGACCTCATCGAGTATTCCACAATGGACAGCGTGCTGGCCATCATGGAAGACTACCCTGAGATTGAGAGCTGCGTGGAGTGCTCTGCCAAGACACTGCACAACATCTCCGAGATGTTTTACTACGCCCAAAAGGCTGTGCTGCACCCGACTTCTCCCCTGTATATGATGGAAGAACAGGAG CTCACATCCGCCTGCAAGAAGTCGCTAGTGCGCATCTTCAAGATCTGTGACATTGACGGGGACAATCTGTTGAACGACTACGAGCTGAATTTATTCCAGCGACGCTGTTTCAACACACCCCTCCAGCCGCAAATCCTTGATGAGGTGAAGGCCGTAATACAGAAAAATGTGCCCGATGGCATATACAACGATGCGGTCACCCTGAAGGGCTTCCTCTTCCTACACTGCCTTTTCATTCAGCGGGGGAGGAACGAGACGACCTGGGCGGTGTTACGGCGCTTTGGCTACAACGACCAGTTGGAGATGTGCCACGAGTATCTTAGGCCACCGCTGAAAATACCGCCTGGCAGCAGCACAGAACTCTCGCACCGTGGTCAGCAGTTTCTGATTGCTGTCTTTGAGCGCTATGATCGTGATGGCGACGGAGCCTTATCACCCGAGGAGCACAAGATGCTCTTCAGCACATGCCCGGCTGCACCATGGTCCTACTCTACCGACATTCGCAAGTCCTGCCCGATTAACGAGACTACTGGATGGGTGACACTGCACGGGTGGCTCTGTCGGTGGACACTGATGACGCTGATCGATGTGGTCAAAACAATGGAGTATCTGGCCTATTTGGGCTTCAATGTTCATGAAAACGACAGCCAGTTGGCGGCAATTCACGTAACTCGAGAGCGTCGCATCGATTTGGCCAAGCGCCAAAGCAGTAGGTCCGTATACAAGTGTCATGTGATTGGACCAAAGGGATCAGGAAAGACTGGAATGTGCAGGGGATTCCTAGTGGAGGATATGCACAAACTAATCGGAAAGGAGTTTAAAACGAATGTCGTTCATTGCATCAACTCTGTGCAGGTGTATGGTCAGGAAAAGCATCTCATCCTGCGCGACATAGATGTAAGACACGCCCTTGATCCCCTCCAGCCACAAGAAGTCAATTGCGATGTTGCCTGCCTGGTCTATGACTCATCCAATCCCCGTTCCTTTGAGTATGTGGCCCGCATCTACATCAAGTATTATGCGGAGAGTAAGATTCCAGTGATGATAGTCGGCACCAAGTGCGACATGGACGAGCGCCGGCAGGACTACCTAATGCAGCCGTCGGAATTCTGTGACAAGTACAAACTGCTGCCTCCGCATCTCTTTAGCctgaaaaccaacaaaaaagaactGTATACCAAGCTGGCCACAATGGCAGCGTTTCC TCGCTTCCAGGCCGCCTGGATACTGTTCTACAAGCACAGGTTGGTACAGCTGTGGGAGTCGGC CCACCTCAGGCAATTTGGCCTGATGACGGAGGACCCCAAGCTGTGGTGGAAGGCGGGACTGGGAGTGGCCGCAGCTACCATGCTGGGATTTATAGTGCTGAAAACGATAAGTGCTGCCGGAGCCCACTCCCGCTAG
- the LOC122620499 gene encoding N6-adenosine-methyltransferase MT-A70-like protein: MADAWDIKSLKTKRNTLREKLEKRKKERIEILSDIQEDLTNPKKELVEADLEVQKEVLQTLSSCSLALPIVSTQVVEKIAGSSLEMVNFILGKLANQGAIVIRNVTIGTEAGCEIISVQPKELKEILEDTNDTCQQKEEEAKRKLEVEDGDQPQEKTIKLETNAVRKESTSLDAPDDIMMLLSMPSTREKQSKQVGEEILELLTKPTAKERSVAEKFKSHGGAQVMEFCSHGTKVECLKAQQATAEMAAKKKQERRDEKELHTDVDAGDSVTGKVPKTETAAEDGEIIAEAINNCEAESQESTDGSDTSGSETTDKCTKLHFKKIIQAHTDESLGDCSFLNTCFHMATCKYVHYEVDTLPHINTNKPTDVKTKLSLKRSVDSSCTLYPPQWIQCDLRFLDMTVLGKFAVVMADPPWDIHMELPYGTMSDDEMRALGVPALQDDGLIFLWVTGRAMELGRDCLKLWGYERVDELIWVKTNQLQRIIRTGRTGHWLNHGKEHCLVGMKGNPTNLNRGLDCDVIVAEVRATSHKPDEIYGIIERLSPGTRKIELFGRPHNIQPNWITLGNQLDGIRLVDPELITQFQKRYPDGNCMSPASANAASINGIQK; encoded by the exons atGGCAGACGCGTGGGACATAAAGTCGCTTAAGACAAAGCGGAACACGCTTCGCGAGAAGTTAGAAAAGCGTAAGAAGGAGCGCATCGAGATCCTCTCGGACATTCAGGAGGATCTGACGAATCCGAAAAAGGAACTTG TTGAGGCTGACCTGGAGGTACAGAAGGAGGTGCTGCAGACGCTCAGTTCCTGCTCTCTGGCCCTGCCCATCGTATCCACGCAGGTGGTGGAAAAGATAGCCGGCAGCAGCCTGGAGATGGTGAACTTTATACTTGGAAAACTGGCCAACCAGGGTGCCATTGTGATTCGAAACGTGACCATCGGCACAGAGGCTGGCTGCGAAATCATTTCTGTGCAGCCCAAGGAGCTAAAGGAGATCCTGGAGGACACCAACGATACGTGTCAgcaaaaggaggaggaggccaagaGGAAGT TGGAAGTCGAGGACGGTGATCAGCCGCAGGAGAAGACAATAAAACTGGAAACTAATGCAGTACGGAAAGAGTCCACAAGTCTGGATGCTCCGGACGACATTATGATGCTGCTGTCCATGCCATCCACCCGCGAAAAGCAGAGTAAGCAAGTGGGCGAGGAGATCCTTGAGCTGCTTACCAAGCCGACGGCCAAAGAGCGATCCGTGGCTGAGAAGTTTAAGTCCCACGGGGGAGCGCAGGTCATGGAGTTTTGCTCCCACGGCACAAAAGTCGAGTGCCTAAAGGCCCAACAAGCCACAGCCGAGATGGCGGCCAAGAAGAAACAAGAACGAAGAGACGAGAAGGAGCTTCACACGGATGTTGATGCGGGCGACAGCGTTACCGGGAAGGTACCCAAGACAGAAACTGCAGCGGAGGATGGAGAAATCATCGCGGAAGCTATAAACAATTGCGAGGCCGAGTCGCAGGAATCCACCGATGGCAGTGATACCTCCGGCAGTGAGACAACAGACAAGTGCACCAAACTGCATTTCAAAAAGATCATTCAGGCTCACACAGACGAATCTCTGGGGGACTGCAGCTTCCTTAACACCTGCTTTCACATGGCCACCTGCAAGTACGTGCACTATGAGGTGGACACCCTGCCGCatataaacacaaacaagcCGACGGATGTGAAAACCAAATTGAGCCTCAAGCGCAGCGTAGACTCCAGTTGCACGCTCTATCCGCCGCAATGGATTCAATGTGATCTGCGCTTCTTGGACATGACGGTGCTGGGAAAATTTGCTGTGGTGATGGCCGATCCTCCCTGGGATATTCACATGGAACTGCCCTACGGCACAATGTCGGACGATGAAATGAGAGCTCTGGGCGTGCCGGCCCTTCAGGATGACGGCTTGATCTTTCTATGGGTCACAGGACGAGCCATGGAACTTGGCCGCGATTGCCTCAAGTTGTGGGGCTATGAGCGCGTGGACGAACTCATCTGGGTAAAGACCAACCAATTGCAGCGGATTATTCGCACTGGACGTACGGGTCACTGGCTAAACCACGGCAAAGAGCACTGCTTGGTGGGCATGAAGGGCAATCCCACAAACCTGAATCGAGGACTTGATTGTGATGTAATTGTGGCGGAGGTGCGGGCAACCTCTCACAAGCCGGATGAGATTTATGGCATTATCGAGCGTCTTAGCCCGGGAACCCGCAAGATCGAGCTCTTTGGGCGTCCACACAACATCCAACCGAACTGGATAACCCTGGGAAACCAACTGGATGGCATACGACTGGTGGATCCGGAGCTTATTACGCAGTTCCAGAAGCGATATCCAGATGGCAACTGCATGTCGCCTGCTTCTGCCAATGCAGCGTCGATCAATGGAATACAAAAGTAG